DNA sequence from the Daphnia pulex isolate KAP4 chromosome 8, ASM2113471v1 genome:
TATTACAGGTGGACAATACGTGGGTGACCCACATGGCTGAATTCATCATCGAGAATATTTCAACTAACATGGTCCGACTGACGATGGAACTCGCCTTGAGCTGTAAGAGAATAACAACACAAATCGCTGTAGTGTATTGTGAATTACTCTTGAAATTCTAGTGCCCAATTTCAATATCGATGGTCACTACGCTATGGATGGATTGATTATGAACTTGTTTCCGCTTTACGGCTCTGGAAATTACTAGTAAATCTCTAATTTAACTGATAATTTATccagtctaaaaaaaaaaccctacctttttgttttagcgTACACGTCTTCGATGTAAGCCTCGGAGGTGGAGCCGGTCTGAGCATGGGAGTCCCTCCGCAGATTCGCGATTTGCACTTGGATTTCACCTTTCAAAGCCTAGaagtcaaatttgaaaatttgttgggAGGCGGCTCTTTGGAGACGGTCATTGAAACTGCCATCAATGAgctaggtaaaaaaaaatgaataaacccTTGAGGATTAACAAATAATTAGTtcgatttattttgttcaccttatcttttgttaaaaaaatatatagctaAAGACGTGGTGGATGCTGTATGGGCCATCATCAACGAGCCTTTCTGTCAGTTGATAGAAGATACGATCAACGAAGCATTGGCAAATATGGGAGGCGAAGGAACCGATTCGCCGGCGTAAGTTAAAAGGCATTTTTCCAGGACCGCTTTATCCCTTTTGACATTTTGTTCCATTGTTTTATAGGCTAGCTGACAGCAAAGAAGTCGGCAACGCAAACGCTTACCTTGACGAGGTGTTGGCTGAGCTCCGACAGGTGCTCTACCAGACGCCGGGTGTTGATCCTAAGACGCTACCTGATGCATACACTGAAATCTCTGGAGGACACGCCGCCATCTACAATGGATGGTTAATAGGCCTAGTATACAACATCTCTCTTGACACCTTAATGAACAGATGTGACTTAAAAACATTCCTTTTCTGAATGCAGTCCAGCATCCACCGAAGCGCCGATGCTACCCTTGATTACGCCGGACGTTTCATTACATTCAACGGAAGCGCTGGGTACACAAACATGCAGGTAAAACTGAAATACTCTCCCTATACTTACACATGTTTGTGCAGCTGATCGACTCATACTGGTCTAACTCGGGATGAACTGATAATGACAAAGGTTTTCATGTAGGCTGGTTATCGTGTGCAAGTCGAAGTTTGGGGAACCGGCCCTGATGCCGAGGCCTTTGCGTTAATCCGTAGCgtggactttttcttctctttcaaaatCGACGCCATAACTGGAGCTGTAACGGTCAATGACTTCAACATTTACAACATTGGGTTAGTGACGGGAAAGTAGATTTTTCCTAAAGAATtgaatgaattgttttttgtgcGCAGACAAATCGACATAGAAATCAACGGATTGGCTCCGTTCGACTGGGCTTTCGAATCGATCGCTGAACTTATTATTAAAACCATTAAAGACGATCTATCCCAGACCATATCTACCGTCATCCTGGAATTACTCCGTCAAGTGGTTGAGGGTAacccacctcctcctcctccggcggccgaaattttaaaaatcgctTTTTAAAAGAGACGTGCGTGATCACATTTCCTGTAAAAGCTGCCAATTCAATATCAATACAAGTAGATTTTAAGAGCAATACATTCGATTGATTGCGATTGTCTTGAATATTACACTGTTTTGAGAAATATGCTTTGATTACAATAAAACACTTACTGCATGAAAAGGTCATCTATAAATGCCAATTAATCAAGAATCCAAGATAAGGATTCTACCGGCTGAACTTTATATAGACAGAATTTGGACACTTGTGCACACAAAGAATGTGAACGGACGCAAAAACAGACCTTGGATTTGTAAATTGCGAGTAAAAATCTTTGTCAATAatgtgttgtttttatttctagacCATCGATAACGAAACGGATAGATTCATTTTTAAGCAACAAGCTCTCAATGAGATTGCTGGTAAGTTTACGTCAGGTACTGTTCATTACTCATATGTCCGGGTCGATTGACGGAAATAAGACATGAAATTCTCGTGAAAACTATGTCGGTAGGTGGAACTAGCCGGAAACGCTGGGCTAGTTTGATATTGCAGTGAGGTAACGTgcaatgaacaaaaattgaaGCTTGTTGGTTCAATGGGCAACCTACGGTCGGGTGGACATTGTCGACTTTGGTGTTATCTAAGCATACAGGGTTGCGTTTATTCTAATCTCTGGTTTCAAATGGCCCCTCTCGCCACCCTTCGGTTCGTCCGTTGAACAGCGTGAAAAGATAAGATGACACCGGGCTCTGTAGCAACGGTTTAAAGActataaaaaatgtagattaTGGTGACTTGGCTGCATACCCTCCCGCGCAAACGACTAGACTCGTCAGCTGCCGAGAAAGTAAGGCGTTGGTCAGATCCTCTGCAAGTGAAAGCATTTCTTTATAATTAAACGAcattataaattaattaaaatttcccCCACATTGTGTGAAGGTATCTAACGGTCGGCGCATCTATCTCAACGGACTGACAGCAGCTCAGGTAAtaattgtcaattttttagtttaaatttgCTAAAGAGATTTGACATTAAATTCTCCTATTTTGTTTAGGTCCGTCAATTcccgaaaatgaaaattctacTCGTCATCAGTAAGTAAATTAcagactaaaaaaattaaaaatgtcgatcgaaaagagaaattctCTGAGTGCTCACAAACTATTCCAAGGGCGGCTTA
Encoded proteins:
- the LOC124200084 gene encoding uncharacterized protein LOC124200084 — encoded protein: MRCIFLLCLLVSAGFSATLKGDKIERKIVAEKALHQARNPVDDVIRGALELVRQLMLNGTDSTPVLDPFFIDYLLVNFESQDANLLLQVDNTWVTHMAEFIIENISTNMVRLTMELALSLPNFNIDGHYAMDGLIMNLFPLYGSGNYYVHVFDVSLGGGAGLSMGVPPQIRDLHLDFTFQSLEVKFENLLGGGSLETVIETAINELAKDVVDAVWAIINEPFCQLIEDTINEALANMGGEGTDSPALADSKEVGNANAYLDEVLAELRQVLYQTPGVDPKTLPDAYTEISGGHAAIYNGWLIGLSSIHRSADATLDYAGRFITFNGSAGYTNMQAGYRVQVEVWGTGPDAEAFALIRSVDFFFSFKIDAITGAVTVNDFNIYNIGQIDIEINGLAPFDWAFESIAELIIKTIKDDLSQTISTVILELLRQVVEGNPPPPPPAAEILKIAF